In a genomic window of Ignavibacteriota bacterium:
- a CDS encoding T9SS type A sorting domain-containing protein, whose translation MRRVSIPIIVLLLLCGLRAAAQERPFVPQSPARVLTNDAYDSIGTSAFTMWFGNNGSMMHNPATDANGFEWPKGSGKHVGFNAGLVYGCMYKGELHAGGSTYRQGLQAGNIQFPGLPSDPSDPVHHIYIARRIGAAEYATLTGPEQQRLRADFMSWPANLGAPWIDRNRNGIYDPDFDRWLADSASSDGPLPLGDQLAWFVSNDMEASRTLNLYGTEPIGLEIQTLLWTWSTVPSLVNMVFVKHTLINKSRDSYDNMFIGRWGDPDIGSPNDDLAGCDTTRDLMYVYNGNRVDKLYGDPPAFGTVLLQGPIVRASEREAHWNFGLRVNAMNLRMSAFTYYVAADMQYRDPQLGLAAGSSQMYYSLRGRLFDGTAQINPTTGRTSTYSLTGDPVTGRGWLDGQRFRMGDRRIVLGSGPFTMAPGDTQEVVFADIVAQGPTTTRDILALRDAADAAHIRHAHPNIGIPDIAVRMRYPDANTAEVHMTGRMQGAAGSIPIVFRTGDGVLHNRGVLLDDGLHEDGAANDGVYGGSYSTTRAPFGLDCFVSVSTGQQNDPMEWPIARCLPLSGPIHITDVFVQSDHLNSDGHANPGENVRIGVTVGNQTSFTLDTLEILDDGFLPGTMPWMQLDTRLEPGRARTIAYNMHDSATFATVDVPGTFPVGERLPLPFLLRDGANQCWCDTARLLVEQPAEAPVDSLAIHAAGNAVGTLGWRITDRALLEDHTYRITIRESDPLLTRRTVTIFDMTAWRDVVVDAPFPDRYAHLMPSSDGWKLHAGTSTERRLYDDGSGPEVELVRRTSELDRWLTPAVEIETGITWGWGSKVKWFQQRPMRIVFDPARTQKAHLYLRGGNPNYAYSGYHDVPFTVWDISDTLRPRQANAAFVEQKGGLRQNNTWDPITQGDREYLFLFTSDYSDTPQDLYTRTPIFPNGAATFDLQYATWLWRDTVAGALPPGFSITVIPLVPVSSVDTFYVNPKGRVNGIETRTPDRRLDIGSLYPNPARVGAVVHLPVNSSTRSTLRISVYDALGRRAAAPTDATAHPGRTILPVPQTAHLRSGVYRIVIEDGAGAQRTIPLLVHQ comes from the coding sequence ATGCGACGTGTTTCCATCCCTATCATCGTGCTGTTACTTCTATGCGGACTGCGCGCGGCCGCGCAGGAACGGCCCTTTGTTCCGCAAAGCCCTGCCCGCGTGCTGACCAACGATGCGTACGACAGCATCGGCACGTCGGCATTCACGATGTGGTTCGGGAACAACGGATCGATGATGCACAATCCCGCTACCGACGCCAACGGCTTCGAGTGGCCGAAGGGATCGGGGAAACACGTGGGCTTCAATGCGGGACTCGTGTACGGCTGCATGTACAAGGGCGAACTCCATGCCGGCGGATCGACGTATCGACAGGGTCTGCAGGCGGGAAATATTCAATTCCCCGGACTGCCGTCCGATCCGTCCGATCCCGTACATCACATATATATTGCTCGGCGCATCGGCGCGGCGGAGTACGCCACGCTGACGGGTCCCGAACAACAGCGCCTGCGTGCTGATTTTATGTCGTGGCCCGCAAATCTCGGCGCGCCATGGATCGACAGGAACAGGAACGGTATCTACGATCCCGATTTCGACAGGTGGCTCGCCGACAGCGCCTCGTCCGACGGTCCGTTGCCCCTCGGTGACCAGCTCGCCTGGTTCGTCTCGAACGACATGGAGGCGAGCCGCACCTTAAATCTGTACGGCACGGAGCCCATCGGACTCGAAATACAGACATTGCTCTGGACGTGGTCCACCGTACCATCGCTGGTGAATATGGTGTTCGTGAAACACACCCTGATCAACAAGTCCCGGGATTCGTACGATAACATGTTCATCGGCCGCTGGGGCGATCCCGACATCGGGAGCCCGAACGACGACCTCGCGGGGTGTGACACGACGCGCGATCTCATGTATGTGTACAACGGCAACCGCGTGGACAAGTTGTACGGCGATCCGCCGGCATTCGGCACCGTGCTGCTGCAGGGGCCCATCGTCCGCGCCTCCGAGCGGGAGGCACACTGGAACTTCGGTTTACGCGTCAATGCGATGAACCTCCGCATGTCCGCATTCACGTATTACGTTGCGGCCGATATGCAGTATCGCGATCCGCAACTCGGTCTGGCGGCCGGCTCCTCGCAGATGTATTATTCTCTCCGAGGACGCCTGTTCGACGGGACCGCGCAGATCAATCCAACGACGGGCCGGACATCAACGTATTCACTCACGGGTGATCCCGTGACGGGACGCGGCTGGCTCGACGGACAACGGTTCCGCATGGGCGACCGGCGCATTGTGCTGGGAAGCGGACCGTTCACGATGGCACCAGGCGACACGCAGGAAGTGGTGTTTGCGGACATCGTCGCGCAGGGACCGACAACGACGCGCGACATTCTCGCCTTGCGTGACGCTGCGGATGCCGCACACATACGCCACGCTCACCCCAACATCGGGATTCCCGACATCGCGGTCAGAATGCGGTACCCGGATGCTAACACCGCCGAGGTACACATGACAGGTCGTATGCAGGGCGCGGCGGGTAGCATCCCCATCGTCTTCCGCACGGGCGACGGTGTGTTGCACAATCGGGGCGTGCTTCTGGATGACGGCCTGCACGAGGATGGCGCGGCGAATGACGGCGTGTATGGCGGAAGCTACTCCACCACACGGGCGCCCTTCGGACTCGATTGTTTCGTGTCGGTCTCCACTGGTCAACAGAACGATCCGATGGAGTGGCCCATTGCGCGCTGTCTTCCACTCTCGGGGCCGATACACATCACCGATGTTTTTGTGCAATCGGATCACCTGAATTCCGACGGACACGCGAATCCCGGAGAGAACGTGCGCATCGGAGTAACGGTTGGGAACCAAACGTCGTTCACTCTCGATACGCTCGAGATACTCGACGACGGATTCCTGCCCGGGACGATGCCCTGGATGCAGCTCGACACACGTCTCGAGCCCGGCCGAGCGCGCACGATCGCGTACAACATGCACGACTCAGCCACCTTCGCGACCGTCGACGTCCCGGGGACTTTCCCCGTCGGCGAACGCCTCCCGCTGCCCTTCCTGTTGCGCGACGGAGCGAATCAATGCTGGTGCGACACTGCGCGTCTGCTTGTGGAGCAGCCCGCCGAAGCGCCGGTCGATTCGCTCGCGATTCATGCGGCGGGCAATGCCGTGGGCACACTCGGCTGGCGTATCACCGACCGCGCGCTGCTTGAGGACCACACGTACCGCATCACGATTCGTGAGAGCGATCCCCTGCTGACACGCCGCACCGTGACGATTTTCGACATGACGGCATGGCGCGATGTGGTGGTGGATGCACCGTTTCCTGATCGTTATGCACATCTGATGCCCTCGAGCGACGGCTGGAAATTACACGCAGGAACGAGCACCGAGCGTCGGTTGTACGATGACGGTAGCGGCCCGGAAGTCGAACTCGTCCGCAGAACCTCCGAACTCGACCGCTGGTTGACGCCCGCCGTTGAAATCGAAACCGGAATCACATGGGGCTGGGGGAGCAAGGTGAAATGGTTTCAACAACGGCCCATGCGCATTGTGTTCGACCCCGCGCGAACGCAGAAAGCACATTTGTACCTGCGCGGCGGTAATCCCAATTATGCCTACAGCGGCTACCACGACGTGCCGTTTACGGTATGGGACATATCGGACACACTGCGGCCGCGACAGGCGAACGCGGCATTTGTTGAACAGAAAGGCGGGCTGCGCCAGAACAACACGTGGGATCCCATAACACAAGGCGATCGCGAATACCTGTTTCTGTTCACGTCGGACTACTCCGACACGCCACAGGACCTGTACACACGCACGCCGATTTTCCCCAATGGCGCGGCGACGTTCGATCTTCAGTACGCAACATGGCTGTGGCGTGACACCGTGGCCGGGGCGCTTCCACCGGGCTTCAGCATCACGGTCATCCCGCTTGTCCCCGTCTCCTCCGTGGACACGTTCTACGTGAATCCAAAGGGGCGTGTCAACGGCATCGAGACGCGCACGCCGGACCGGCGACTCGACATCGGATCGCTGTATCCGAATCCCGCGCGGGTGGGCGCGGTCGTCCACCTGCCCGTGAACAGCAGCACACGCAGCACGCTCCGTATCAGCGTGTACGACGCGCTCGGAAGGCGCGCGGCTGCGCCGACGGACGCGACGGCGCACCCCGGCCGGACCATACTCCCCGTTCCGCAGACCGCACATCTCCGCAGCGGCGTGTACCGGATCGTGATCGAGGATGGAGCGGGAGCGCAGCGCACCATCCCGTTACTCGTGCACCAGTAA
- a CDS encoding DUF190 domain-containing protein, giving the protein MTLPAEGCLLRVFLGETDRHDGRPLYEWIVAEARAQGLAGATALRGLMGFGAHSRVIHTFKIEFLSEDLPVVVELVDTREKLEEFLGRIEPFLHGGLATLEKVEVRFYR; this is encoded by the coding sequence ATGACACTACCCGCGGAAGGCTGCCTGCTTCGTGTTTTCCTCGGTGAGACCGACCGGCACGACGGGCGCCCCCTCTACGAATGGATTGTCGCCGAGGCGCGCGCGCAAGGACTCGCCGGCGCGACCGCGCTGCGCGGCCTCATGGGTTTCGGCGCACACAGCCGCGTCATTCACACGTTCAAAATCGAGTTTCTCTCGGAAGATCTTCCCGTCGTGGTGGAGCTTGTCGACACACGCGAAAAACTCGAGGAATTTCTCGGACGTATCGAGCCCTTCCTGCACGGCGGCCTGGCCACCCTGGAAAAAGTCGAGGTGCGGTTTTATCGGTGA
- the crcB gene encoding fluoride efflux transporter CrcB yields the protein MKYIVIALGGGIGSVLRYTLGGWVQTWSGSAAFPWGTLAVNLLGCFIIGLVSQLAEGRGGFSAETRLFLVVGLLGGFTTFSAFGNETLNLLRDGEHVYAVLNAAGNLLIGLAAVWLGRAAAFALWR from the coding sequence ATGAAATACATCGTGATTGCACTCGGAGGCGGAATCGGCTCGGTACTGCGTTACACGCTCGGCGGGTGGGTGCAGACGTGGAGCGGGAGCGCGGCGTTTCCGTGGGGCACGCTGGCCGTGAATCTGCTCGGGTGTTTCATCATCGGACTCGTATCCCAGCTTGCGGAGGGCCGCGGGGGCTTCTCCGCCGAGACACGCCTTTTCCTTGTGGTCGGACTCCTCGGAGGGTTCACCACCTTCTCCGCCTTCGGCAACGAGACACTCAACCTGCTGCGCGACGGCGAACACGTCTACGCCGTCCTCAACGCTGCCGGAAATCTCCTCATCGGACTCGCGGCCGTTTGGCTGGGTCGCGCCGCCGCATTCGCACTCTGGAGGTGA
- a CDS encoding ATP-binding protein produces the protein MSRVLQYPRLVAPRLHEALRDTPAVLIHGPRQCGKTTLARIVGEHRGYSYISFDDVAALAAANADPVGFIAGLPSRTILDEVQRVPGIFTSLKAAIDTRRVMGRFILTGSANVLRLPGLADSLAGRMGILRLHPLAQNEIEDRRPRFLDALLRGRFNTGMSTSLGRELARRIVTGGYPAALARKTPARRRMWYRDYVETQIQRDVRDMSRLRSFETLPKLLRLAAAYTAQLINVADLAAPFELTRQTIHEHVALLERVFLIERLPAWHINKLKRLVKRPKIHVCDTGVACALLGLDDTALAGDRATMGAMLETFVLQELRRQASFRPDPLEFSHYRDRDDFEVDIVIEGQGVVCGVDVKAAASVNSADLRGLRKLRSAAGGRFCAGVVLYDGTATISFGENIYAVPVRKLWE, from the coding sequence ATGTCTCGCGTCTTACAATACCCTCGATTGGTTGCGCCGCGTCTCCATGAGGCGCTGCGTGACACGCCTGCCGTGCTCATCCACGGGCCGCGGCAATGCGGGAAGACAACGCTGGCGCGTATCGTGGGTGAACACCGCGGGTACTCATACATTTCCTTCGATGACGTCGCTGCATTGGCGGCGGCGAACGCCGATCCCGTCGGCTTTATCGCGGGGTTGCCCTCGAGAACCATACTCGATGAGGTGCAACGTGTTCCCGGGATATTCACCTCGCTCAAGGCCGCGATCGACACGCGCAGGGTCATGGGGCGGTTCATTCTCACGGGCTCGGCCAATGTCCTGCGCCTGCCCGGACTTGCGGACTCTCTCGCAGGACGCATGGGTATTCTCCGGCTCCACCCTCTCGCGCAAAACGAGATCGAAGACCGGCGGCCCCGTTTTCTCGATGCTCTGTTGCGTGGTCGATTCAACACGGGCATGTCAACGTCGCTCGGACGTGAACTCGCGCGACGCATTGTCACCGGCGGGTATCCGGCGGCCCTCGCGCGGAAGACGCCTGCGCGCCGGCGCATGTGGTACCGCGATTACGTCGAGACGCAAATACAGCGCGACGTGCGCGACATGAGCCGACTACGGTCGTTCGAAACGCTTCCGAAACTCCTACGCCTGGCGGCTGCGTATACGGCGCAACTCATCAACGTCGCCGATCTTGCGGCACCATTCGAATTGACACGACAGACTATTCACGAGCACGTCGCCCTGCTCGAGCGTGTGTTTTTGATCGAGAGGCTTCCGGCCTGGCACATCAACAAATTGAAGCGGCTTGTGAAACGGCCGAAGATCCATGTGTGTGACACGGGGGTGGCATGCGCGCTGCTCGGGCTGGACGATACCGCATTGGCGGGGGATCGAGCCACGATGGGTGCCATGCTGGAGACGTTTGTACTCCAGGAATTGCGGCGTCAGGCAAGCTTCCGTCCGGATCCGCTTGAGTTCTCACACTACCGGGATCGTGACGACTTTGAAGTGGACATTGTGATTGAAGGACAGGGAGTGGTATGCGGTGTTGACGTCAAGGCCGCCGCCTCGGTCAACAGTGCGGATCTGCGTGGACTGCGCAAACTCCGCAGTGCGGCGGGCGGGCGCTTCTGTGCCGGAGTGGTCCTCTACGACGGAACGGCGACGATCAGTTTCGGTGAGAACATCTATGCCGTTCCGGTGAGGAAACTGTGGGAGTAG